A region of the Yarrowia lipolytica chromosome 1C, complete sequence genome:
GAGGTTGCGCTGGTTATGGACAGATTGGAGTTATATAATGGTAATCAATACTCTTCAAACATCAAACTGATTGTTTTGCTTTATCCCTAGAACCTCTGAAAGACGTTTAAAACTGAACCTCATTTCCACCGCTATACATAGCTTTTACTTAATTTAAAGTAAATACTTGACCTCGATCAACAAACAGGAAACTAAATACTTGGCGCATTAGTGGAGAACACAACTATACAGGCCAACCCCATATTTTCCAGATTTACACCCGATAGTCTTCCCAATTTTCACCAATTTCCAGTAAAAACAACTTGACTGCCGAAAATATAGTACTAATCTCTcacatcacgtgaaatTATCTCATATACAACAACCAACACTTGTTAGTCAGaccatacttgtaggacCTCACAGCAAGACCTTCTCAACTCAACTCCTGAATGACTCATGGTGGCGAAGATTTTTGTTGGGCCTAGCTTGAgatagtcacgtgaccaaccaGATATGaccagtcacgtgaccaaccaGATATCaccagtcacgtgaccaatcGTCACGATCCCTCCGTGTTATCATCAGAGTCTCGCCATATGTAAACTTGTATACTCACTATACATTCCCTGAATTGACACTGGAATGGGAGCTCAATTTGGGAGTCTGGGACAGGTTAGGAGCTCAATTCAAGTGTCTGGGACAGGTTAAGAGCTCACTTCGAGGGTCTGTCTCATCTATTATTGCCACAGGTTATGATCCCCTTCTTGTGAACCGCCTCTAATGTCACCCACCACTCTTCTTACCCTAACCCCCATGCAAGGCGATTTTTTCTGAATATTTTTGATAAGCTTTGGGCCGTTTTGACGCACAAGtttgcaaaaaaaaatactcAACTTTCATTTCGTCAGTCAGCCGACATCGAGGAGTTAACAGTGAGTGTTGCAACGTGGGAGGGAGTGGGTTTAGTGACATGTGAGACGGTGGCTCGATCTGGACGAGCGCGTGATGGGTTTGGCGACAGAGACATAAGACGACTTGGGCACACGAAGAAACGACACCAACAAGCGACACAGACGGAATGGGGTTCTGGGAGCGTGCTGGGCTGATTCTGGAGCAGTGGGAAGGCGGTTGAGGGGCTCTTAGTGGACTTTAAGCTGTTTCCCACGACACtgggtgtgtttttgtggcgACACAAAGCCGGGTGATTTTTCAGGACTGaagggtggagatggactGATCGTGATGATGGCAATGGATGGGGGCAACTGTGGGTGGTATTCTGTGTTCGATAGACGGAGGTATTGTGGCAGTTCTGGTTTGGCCCTGGTTGCTGTTTTTACTGACCAGACTAGTGTTCATATTACTTGCATTCGACGTGATCCTTCTGCATATACCAGCCAGATGGATCTATGTCCTATGCGGATATCTTGCGACGCAGTCGTCAGTCAACTGGTCTTTGGTTCATTCTTTGGTTCCATTCTTTGGTTCCATTCCTTGGTCCATTCTTTGGTTCCATTTACATCTTTCGTTTCTTTCACATCGTTCGTTTCATTCACACCTCTCATCTCAGAGTCTTACATGTCAAACGTATCACCATGTGTTCTCAAGTCGATGATCAAAGCTCGTCATTCAACCAGATGATCACTCCTTACATTCCATGGCACGCTGTTGTCCACTTGTGACTTTCGGCATACCCTTTACCGTTCCGTACTAACCCAGTGAAAGACCGCTTTTCCTCCGACCCTCCCCGGGTCATCGGAGGCATTGAGTTCGGCGCGCTTTCCCCTCAGGAAATCCTCAAACTCTCCGAGGTCGAAGTCGCTACTCGAGATCTCTATGACCTCCAAAAGGGCCGTGCCCCCATGGAGTACGGCGCCCTGGACCCCCGTATGGGCGTGTCCAGCAACATGAGCAAGTGCAAGACTTGCGCGGAGCCGCTGGCCACCTGTCCCGGCCATTTTGGCCACGTGAAGCTGGCACTCCCTTGTTTCCACATTGGTTACTTCAAGgccaccatctccatcctGCAAAACGTGTGCAAGGACTGTGCCCGCATTCTCCTCTCCGACGAGGACCGACGCAAGTTTCTGACCGAGCTGCGGCGTCCCGGCATCGATAATCTGCGCAGAATGCAGATTCTCAAAAAGGTCAACGAACAATGCAAGAAGCAGCGTCGTTGCGTGCACTGCAACTCGATCAACGGTGTCGTCAAAAAGGCCGGCCCTCTCAAGATCATCCACGACAAATTCCGACACGTGGGCAAGAAGATccccgaggagaagaccgaGTTCGACAACTCCTTCAACACTGCCAAGGAGTCTATCCCTGATGTCGAGCggctgcagaagaaggccatgGACGATCTCAACCCTCTTAAGGTGTTCAATCTGTTCCGAGAGATTTTGCCTATGGACTGTGAGCTGCTGGGCATGGACCCCGGCAAGGGACGCCCCGAAACATACATCTGGAGATACATGCCTGCTCCTCCCGTGTGTATCCGTCCCTCGGTGATGCAGGACAGTGCGTCCAACGAGGACGATCTTACTGTGAAGCTCACTGAAATCGTGTGGACCAGCGCCATCATTGAGGCTGGTCTCAAGCAGGGCATGGCAGTTGCCTCGCTCATGGAGCAATGGGAGCTGTTGCAGCTGGCCGTGGCAGTCTACATCAACTCCGACACGCCCCAGGGTCCCGGTCAGAGCGCCTCTAAGCCCATTCGGGCGCTGACCCAGCGTCTCAAGGGTAAGCAGGGCCGTTTCCGAGGAAACCTGTCAGGAAAGCGAGTCGACTTTTCCGGTCGAACCGTCATTTCTCCTGACCCCAATCTCAGAATCGACCAGGTGGCTGTTCCCGACCGGGTGGCCAAGATTCTGACATATCCTGAGCGCGTGACTTCTCACAATATTGAAAAGCTGCGTAACTTGGTGATCACGGGTCCTTCGCAGCATCCAGGCGCCAACTACCtcttcaagaagggcgagtCTCTGCGGCGAAACCTGCGATTTGGAGACCGGGCCAAGATTGCCGAACGACTTGAGATTGGTGATGTGGTGGAACGGCATTTGGAAGACGGAGACGTGGTGCTGTTCAACCGACAGCCCTCGCTGCATAGGTTGTCGATTCTGGCGCACTTTGCACAGATTCGGCCCTGGCGAACGTTCCGGCTTAACGAGTGTGTTTGCACTCCCTACAATGCCGATTTTGACGGAGACGAGATGAACCTGCACGTGCCGCAGACAGAGGAGGCACGAACGGAGGCCATGTGCCTGATGGGCGTTAAACACAACCTGGTGACGCCACGATCTGGAGAGCCTATCATTGCCGCCACTCAGGATTTTATCACCGGCTCTTTCCTTAtttccaagaaggactacATGATCGACCGACGGACATTCTGCCAGCTGCTGGCAATGATGTCGGACGGAGACATGCAGTTTGACATTCCTCCCCCTGCTATCCAGAAGCCCGTGCAACTGTGGACCGGAAAGCAGGTCTTTTCTTTATTGATTCGCCCCAACAAGAGCTCCAAGGTGATCATCAACCTGGACGCCAAGAACAAAACCTTCCAACCTCCGCCCCAGGGCTACCCCCGAGATATGTCCCCCAACGATGGTTTTCTCGTCATCCGAAACTCTCAGGTCATGTGTGGAGCTATGGACAAGGCTACTCTCGGAGACGGTAAGAAGGACTCCGTTTTCTACTCGATTCTCCGAGACTACGGCCCTGAcgaagctgctggtgccATGAACCGAATGGCCAAGCTGTGTGCTCGGTGGCTGGGTGGCCGAGGTTTCTCCATTGGTATTTCCGATGTCACACCTGGTGCAGAGCTTTCTtccaccaaggagattctcGTTGAACAGGCGTACGCCAAGTGTGACGAGCTGATTGAGGCGCTGGCACAAGGCAAACTGGAGCCCCAGCCTGGTTGCACACCTGCACAGACTCTGGAAGCCAAGATTGGTGGTCTGCTTTCCAAGGTGCGAGAGGAGGTCGGAGAGGTGTGtatcaaggagctggagaagtcgAATGCTCCGCTGATCATGGCCACGTGTGGTTCCAAGGGATCCACGCTCAACGTGTCTCAGATGGTGGCGGTTGTGGGCCAGCAGATCATTTCCGGCAAGCGAGTACCCAACGGTTTCCAGGACAGATCTCTGCCTCACTTCCGAAAGTTCTCCGTGACGCCTCCGTCCAAGGGTTTCGTGCGAAACTCATTTTACTCGGGCCTGGACCCTCCAGAGTTCCTTTTCCACGCCATTTCCGGCCGTGAAGGTCTAGTTGACACAGCTGTGAAGACAGCTGAGACTGGATACATGTCCCGTCGGTTGATGAAGTCTCTTGAAGACTTATCTGCTCGATACGACTCGACTGTGCGAACATCATCCAACGGCGTGGTGCAATTCCGATACGGAGGCGATGGTCTAGATCCCTTTGACATGGAGGGCGACGCCAGACCTGTCGATTTCAACAGAACATGGACTCACTGCGAGTACATCTCTTCAAAGTTGGGCATTGAGCCCGAGGCCGAGACAATCAATGTGTCTTCCGTGCCTGACACACCTCTCAAGCCGTTTGAGATCATGGCTGTGGTTGAGGAGCAGATCTTCGCGCTGGAACAGAAGCTGCAGCGAATGGACAACTCCGGAAACATGCTTTCTGTGGCAACCAAGGCAGCACGTGACCGTGCGTCAGCAGAGAAATATGTCGACGAGGTGGATCCCCGACGAGACTTCCTGCAGTCCATCAGAGGCTTCATTTACACAaaggccgaggagctggctACCGTGCGTGAGTCCCGTGGTCTGATGGGCCTGTTGGAGAAGCCCGATGGTGACGAATACGACGGTCAGGACTTTGATCTGTTTGCTCCCAAGGCTGTGATCCGTGCAGTCAACCAAGTGTGTCGAATTTCGCACCGAATGGTGGACACCTTCCTGCAGGCCTGTCTTCGAAAGTACCAGAAGGCGCAGGTGGAGCCTGGTACAGCTGTTGGAGCTATTGGAGCGCAGAGTATCGGAGAGCCCGGTACTCAGATGACTCTAAAGACGTTCCATTTCGCCGGAGTCGCCTCCATGAACGTGACACTCGGTGTGCCTCGtatcaaggagatcatcAACGCTTCCAAGGCCATTTCCACGCCGATTATCACTACCGTTCTTAACAACGAAACGGAGTTGCAGGCTGCTAGAATCGTCAAGGGCCGTATCGAGAAGACTCTTTTGGGCGACATTGCTCATTATATCCAGgacgagtactcgtacgcCAAGGCGTCTGTTCGAGTTCGAATTGATTTCAACACAATTGATCACCTCTTGCTTGAAATCGACATGGACCAAATCAGAGAGGCGATCATCAAGGCTCCCAAGCTGAAACTCAAGCCTGGTCAGGTGTCGatcgaagaagagaagtACATTCGTGTCGACATTGAATCTGATgccgtcaagaagaacggcTCCACGACTATCATTGATACTGATGGAGAAATCTTTGAGGAAGGTGTTGAATCTGACACTGCCATGTTCCTGCGTACTCAGCATCTCAAGCGGGTGTTGCCAAATGTGGTTGTCAAGGGCTTCACTGACATTTCTCGAGCCGTCATTAACATTCGAGAAAAGGACAATACCCATGAGCTGCTCGTCGAGGGTTACGGTTTGCGCCATGTCATGACAACCTCTGGAGTCATTGGTACGCAGACTTCGACCAACCACGTGCtcgaggtcaaggaggtgctTGGTATTGAGGCTGCTCGTGCCTCCATCATTCACGAAATCGACTACACCATGTCCAAACACGGCATGTCTGTGGATCCTCGTCATATTACGCTTCTTGGAGATGTAATGACATACAAGGGTGACGTTCTTGGTATCACCCGATTCGGTCTTGCCAAGATGCGAGACTCGGTTCTGCAACTGGCGTCGTTCGAGAAGACCACCGATCATTTGTTTGATGCTGCTTTCTACATGAAGACCGACGATGTGGAGGGTGTTTCCGAGTGCATCATTCTGGGCCAGGGTATGAGCATTGGTACTGGTGCCTTCAAGGTGCTGCAgcctctggctctggacaaggtcaagatTGGCCCCAAGCCtctgctgtttgaggaggTGTGCAAGCAGCTCAAAAATGTAAAGTTGGAGGATTAATAAATTatacttactgtactgtgACACCAGTCGATTGATACTAGATCAGTGGTGAAGATTTTACAAGATCCAGTTGGTGTAACTAAATTGTCAGTAGCCAGATACCAGAGCAAGACTGGTGATAGAATGGGGATAGCAGCTTTGATAGAGATCAAAGGAACGGGAACTGTAACAATACAAGGTATTTTAGATAAATCCAAAGTTCTTGGTTTTGCAATGAACCCGCCAGAGAGTTGAATTACTGCAAGAGCTTAGTGAATAGGTTCATCCTTAGTATTGTGTTGCCAGGGTCTCTCGTATCTTCAGCGATGGCGTCAGTGAAGATTCGAGAGTTGAAAGGTGGAATCAGAAGAGTTAGGCGTCGTAATATCAGCTCTCGCTTTCGGATAATGAATCGATTTCAGTCTGGGAGATGACACTGGTGTACCAATGATCCCTCTACTCTCCCCTTGTGGTATGTGACATCTTCAATAGACATCCAGTCTGGTCATCTCTTCACCAGGACAATTTCCTTGTGTCCCTCATTCACCCGGTCCTTGAGTCTCTCGAtgatctgctcctcctcagaaAACCTTTGAGCAGCGCCTTGTTATAACAAAATAGCACCTAGTTCTTTGGTTTCCGCGGTTTGGCCATCTTGATGCGTCGGGTGGTTGAGAATCAAGCTGCCGAGTGGATAGGTGGGTGCGGTTTGGACGTCTGCAGAGGAATGAGAGATCCTGTCGTGTACAAAGCTCGTTGTCGATATCGTTGCGGAGCGCGGAATCAGTCTGTGTCAGAGGTGTTGGTATCTGgatgctacaagtagcttGGGAATCAGTCGTCTTCGTGTTTTCGTCTGTACTTAGTGTCACCACCAAtgttgttgtgtttgtgtcgcctgtgtctgtggcagGTAGCACTATGAAGGAGCTTTGTCACTGGTATCTCGTGTAGCAACAGTAGAGAGGAAGAGTCCAAGGGTAGAATATTAGTGAGGTCTAATAAGGTCATCTGTAAGTCCCGACTAAGGGGCAAACTGCGGGCTAACTAAAGACTAAGTAAGTGGGTGATAGTTAGACGACCAATGAAGGATAGCCAGGGACATCTTCCTCGTCCCCCTTCAGTTGACGCTAGAAGATGTTTGGACCAGAGCGGCGAGTGGAAATTCGATACAATATCAGAAACAGTTCGAAATACCGACTCAGAATTGCAAAAACACTCTTAGAACAGTTGGATTGTGCGTTTCTAAAAAGTGTAGGGAAAGGAACGGACTTTGATGGACTATCTGTTAGTTTCTGTTTGTTGgtgaagagctggagaagtccTGAGGCATAAACTAATACATGGAGACTTTGTTTGTTGATATCTTGACGTACTCTCGATATTACCCACAGTTATTACATCTTTCGGACTGTTTCTGCTTGGGTATCAGGTCAAAACCTGACATTGAAGGAACCACCAACGTAAGAAAGAAATTTATAAGAGAGAAAGTGATTCATATAAGCGGAATTGATAATTATCACACGAAATCTCAGTTTCAATTTCAATATTTCTAATACAAAGACTACTCCTCGAGTTATCGTTCTTTgacaaatactgtacagtcCATATAAATCTCCAGGGGCTCGTAACGCCCGATTTTGGGTCTGGATTAAAACGAGAAGTTCGTCGCCTTGATAAAATCGACAATCGCCATCGATACTGCTCTTGAGATCCTCCAAAGCATTCGCCAGAGACTCTATAGTCATGTTGAGACAAGTCTTGTTTATCAGAGACAGAAGAATGTTTATCATGTTGGCCAGGCGTTTCACAACCGTGACGACTCCAATATGGGCCAATTTCAAGTTCCAGTCGTCGGTTGGCCTGAAAAATATGTGCCATTACCTAAGAAATGGCCTTTTCAAGGGCTTTGAGAGGTTTCGTGCTGTGATACGGTTGAATGACAAACACTTCGTTGAAGATAGAAGCAGGACCGTGCTGTTTGAGATAGTAGAGACTTGGTCATCTGATTAGAGATGGGATTCTTGGGATGGAATATGTTTTTACCAGGTTGTCGTCAAAGTTGTATACTAATACTGTTAGGAACATGTTGATAGCGCTGAGAAGAGCAGATAATGGGAATGAAGCGAGATATGAGATGGAAGCGTCACATTAATTCATCTCTGTGTGACTTGAATCCTCATTTCTCGCCTAAGAgtagatactgtacgtCTTATCACGCTAGATACGGTCCCCCTTAGATACGATCCCGCTAGATACGATCCCGCTAGATAAGCATATTTGTTATATTTGTTAGTTATACCTCAATTCACAAGTAACTAGGTAGGAAGTACTTGAAGTAGTACTTAGAGTTTAATAAAGCCTAACAATACACTTCAACACGAACATGGCATGTCCTGGACACCACAACTTGACGTGGTCGTCCAATTGGCCCGTGTCATACTCTTGAAAGACCATTGCCTCCCCAACACAGCCCGTTTTGTGATTATTATCTTCTCCCCAACCAAGCCCATTTCCTGATTATTATCTTCTACTCCGATTTCGCAAGTAACAAGTCTGTATCTATCGTAGTCATATCAAACAGTTAGGGACATTCAATCACAATTGTGTCATTTCCGCCAGCATAAACGATCATTGACACATTTCCTATCATCTCAACCCTTCCACATATCTGTCTCCATACTGACATGAGTATACCCTTGGACGGTATATCCTCATCAGGGAGACCTCACAGAGTCATTAAAACTTCTCATGACCCTTGACTACTCTCTAAAACCCCATTGAGACCCCATTTAACCTCAAAATCTCCCGTTTGTGCCGCTTTCAAGTCGCTCACtccccttcttctcttATCCCTCCTCGGGGACCCGCTCCCATAGTGTAGTGTGTGGATTCAGACCATTTCCCGAGGTTTCCAGCAACCCCAGCTCGAGTCCGGAAACAAATTTCTCTCCGGCGTGTCTCTCATTCTCCATTGTCCGCCTTTTTCCGCCGTTTCCGCCTTTTTCCGCCTTTTTCCGCCCTTTTCCCCCATTTCTCAGCAGACTCCAAGTTTTTTACAGCATAAAACAAGGTTCCATATCCCTGCATAATGCATATCTAGCATAACCGTTAGTtcacacaaccacaacagtTCCAGTCCAGTCAAATATCGGTCGGCATCGAATCACAGgacccacgtgacctagagacacacacacacactcccccatcacgtgaccaagagacacacacaccatcacgtgaccaagaGACTCACATTCCCCATCTCCGCCATCAAACACCTCGAGTCAACCGGAATCGCTCGCCACCACCCTCGACCACTCGACCATTCGACCACATCCAGCATGTCACTAACCCACCAACTGTCCGCTCCGCCAACATGCTCGGACTACAACTTGGACACGAGAACGGCGAAAATCAACTTTGGCGTCTCGGTGCTTATGACGTTCGGCATGTTTGCCAGTTACGCCCCGCAGCTGTACAAGATTGTCAAGCGGAAAAACGCCGAGGGAATTTCTCCTTCGTTTCTGCTTCTGGGATCTCTTTCGGGcggtttctttttcgccAATATCGCCATGTTGGCTGACCCGGTAGTACATTGTTGCAAAAGAGAACTGGACGCCACAGAGTGTCTTTCTGCATCGCTGGGCGTGATACAGATCTTTTTCCAGGCATCCATGTTTTACACAATTCCGATTTTCTGCCTGATTTGGGCTAGAAGACAAGCTGACCAGAACCAGTacgaggagatcaagagaGTAACGACTCTGGTGACGGCGTCCTTCTTCGTGTCTGCCCTCGTGTGTGTGGTTTCCAAGGTGACGGGCAAGTATCCCCGGACGATTGCCGACGTTTTTGGAATTTTGGCCGCCCTGTTGACATGTGTGCAGTACCTGCCTCAGATTTACACCACATACAatctgggtcacgtgggcTCGCTTTCCATCCCGATGATGTGTTTACAGACGCCCGGCGGTTTCATCTGGGCTCTTTCTCTCGCGCTGAGACCCGAGACAAAGTGGTCCACTTGGGCTGTCACTTTTGTAGCCGCCGTCTTGCAGGGTGTTCTTTTGATCATGGCTGTTTCGTTTGAGTACAGAGACAAGAAGGTAGACGAGCGAACAGCCCTATTGAACGGGTCCGTTAACGgtgacgatgacgatgac
Encoded here:
- a CDS encoding uncharacterized protein (Compare to YALI0C22550g, similar to uniprot|P04051 Saccharomyces cerevisiae YOR116c RPO31 DNA-directed RNA polymerase III 160 KD subunit), with translation MMAMDGGNLKDRFSSDPPRVIGGIEFGALSPQEILKLSEVEVATRDLYDLQKGRAPMEYGALDPRMGVSSNMSKCKTCAEPLATCPGHFGHVKLALPCFHIGYFKATISILQNVCKDCARILLSDEDRRKFLTELRRPGIDNLRRMQILKKVNEQCKKQRRCVHCNSINGVVKKAGPLKIIHDKFRHVGKKIPEEKTEFDNSFNTAKESIPDVERLQKKAMDDLNPLKVFNLFREILPMDCELLGMDPGKGRPETYIWRYMPAPPVCIRPSVMQDSASNEDDLTVKLTEIVWTSAIIEAGLKQGMAVASLMEQWELLQLAVAVYINSDTPQGPGQSASKPIRALTQRLKGKQGRFRGNLSGKRVDFSGRTVISPDPNLRIDQVAVPDRVAKILTYPERVTSHNIEKLRNLVITGPSQHPGANYLFKKGESLRRNLRFGDRAKIAERLEIGDVVERHLEDGDVVLFNRQPSLHRLSILAHFAQIRPWRTFRLNECVCTPYNADFDGDEMNLHVPQTEEARTEAMCLMGVKHNLVTPRSGEPIIAATQDFITGSFLISKKDYMIDRRTFCQLLAMMSDGDMQFDIPPPAIQKPVQLWTGKQVFSLLIRPNKSSKVIINLDAKNKTFQPPPQGYPRDMSPNDGFLVIRNSQVMCGAMDKATLGDGKKDSVFYSILRDYGPDEAAGAMNRMAKLCARWLGGRGFSIGISDVTPGAELSSTKEILVEQAYAKCDELIEALAQGKLEPQPGCTPAQTLEAKIGGLLSKVREEVGEVCIKELEKSNAPLIMATCGSKGSTLNVSQMVAVVGQQIISGKRVPNGFQDRSLPHFRKFSVTPPSKGFVRNSFYSGLDPPEFLFHAISGREGLVDTAVKTAETGYMSRRLMKSLEDLSARYDSTVRTSSNGVVQFRYGGDGLDPFDMEGDARPVDFNRTWTHCEYISSKLGIEPEAETINVSSVPDTPLKPFEIMAVVEEQIFALEQKLQRMDNSGNMLSVATKAARDRASAEKYVDEVDPRRDFLQSIRGFIYTKAEELATVRESRGLMGLLEKPDGDEYDGQDFDLFAPKAVIRAVNQVCRISHRMVDTFLQACLRKYQKAQVEPGTAVGAIGAQSIGEPGTQMTLKTFHFAGVASMNVTLGVPRIKEIINASKAISTPIITTVLNNETELQAARIVKGRIEKTLLGDIAHYIQDEYSYAKASVRVRIDFNTIDHLLLEIDMDQIREAIIKAPKLKLKPGQVSIEEEKYIRVDIESDAVKKNGSTTIIDTDGEIFEEGVESDTAMFLRTQHLKRVLPNVVVKGFTDISRAVINIREKDNTHELLVEGYGLRHVMTTSGVIGTQTSTNHVLEVKEVLGIEAARASIIHEIDYTMSKHGMSVDPRHITLLGDVMTYKGDVLGITRFGLAKMRDSVLQLASFEKTTDHLFDAAFYMKTDDVEGVSECIILGQGMSIGTGAFKVLQPLALDKVKIGPKPLLFEEVCKQLKNVKLED
- a CDS encoding uncharacterized protein (Compare to YALI0C22572g, similar to DEHA0D09933g Debaryomyces hansenii IPF 1370.1), whose protein sequence is MSLTHQLSAPPTCSDYNLDTRTAKINFGVSVLMTFGMFASYAPQLYKIVKRKNAEGISPSFLLLGSLSGGFFFANIAMLADPVVHCCKRELDATECLSASLGVIQIFFQASMFYTIPIFCLIWARRQADQNQYEEIKRVTTLVTASFFVSALVCVVSKVTGKYPRTIADVFGILAALLTCVQYLPQIYTTYNLGHVGSLSIPMMCLQTPGGFIWALSLALRPETKWSTWAVTFVAAVLQGVLLIMAVSFEYRDKKVDERTALLNGSVNGDDDDDDEA